Proteins co-encoded in one Corylus avellana chromosome ca9, CavTom2PMs-1.0 genomic window:
- the LOC132161752 gene encoding glucan endo-1,3-beta-glucosidase 8-like has product MERLCFLNWVSIVGLLGCVCVEGLGVNWGTMASHKLPPDAVAKMLKDNGIKKVKLFDAEKSTMSALAGTDIEVMVAIPNDQLAVMTDYDRAKQWVQRNVTRYLFNGGVNIKYAAVGNEPFLSSYNGSFLNVTFPALQNIQNALNEAGVGDSIKATVPLNADIYNSPQTSPYPSAGRFRSDINDLMTQIVQFLSKNNAPFTVNIYPFLSLYGNDDFPFDYAFFDGASQPVVDGNGIQYTNVFDANFDTLVSALKGAGYDNMTIIVGEVGWPTDGDKNANVGNAYRFYNGLLPRLAGNKGTPLHPGYIEVYLFGLIDEDIKSIAPGNFERHWGIFRYDGQPKFAMDVSGQGQNKFLVPAQNVEYLPAKWCMFNPNAKDLSKLADNINFACTFSDCTSLGYGSSCNALDANGNASYAFNMYFQGQNQNELACDFEGLATPTTQNISQGNCNFIIQIASSSSSRGSSVVTSVFITIFIFLWQ; this is encoded by the exons ATGGAGAGACTGTGTTTTTTAAACTGGGTTTCGATTGTGGGGCTCTTGGGTTGTGTTTGTGTTGAAGGGCTTGGTGTGAACTGGGGTACCATGGCAAGCCACAAGTTGCCACCAGATGCAGTGGCTAAGATGCTGAAAGACAACGGGATTAAGAAGGTGAAGCTTTTTGATGCCGAGAAGTCCACAATGAGCGCTCTGGCTGGGACTGATATTGAGGTCATGGTTGCTATTCCCAATGATCAGCTGGCTGTGATGACCGACTATGATCGAGCTAAGCAATGGGTCCAGAGAAACGTCACACGCTATCTCTTCAATGGAGGAGTTAACATCAA ATATGCAGCAGTTGGGAATGAGCCTTTCCTGTCATCCTACAATGGCTCATTCTTGAATGTCACCTTCCCAGCACTTCAGAACATTCAAAATGCCCTTAATGAAGCTGGTGTCGGAGACTCCATTAAGGCCACTGTACCTTTAAATGCTGATATCTACAACTCACCACAGACCAGCCCCTATCCATCTGCCGGAAGGTTCCGGAGTGATATTAACGACCTAATGACCCAGATTGTCCAGTTTCTGAGCAAGAACAATGCGCCTTTCACAGTAAACATATACCCTTTCCTTAGTCTTTATGGCAATGACGACTTCCCTTTTGACTACGCCTTTTTTGATGGGGCAAGCCAGCCCGTTGTTGATGGTAATGGGATTCAATACACCAATGTTTTTGATGCTAACTTTGATACCTTGGTGTCTGCCCTGAAAGGTGCTGGATATGACAACATGACCATTATTGTGGGGGAGGTGGGGTGGCCAACAGATGGGGACAAGAATGCCAATGTAGGCAATGCTTATAGATTTTATAACGGGCTATTACCAAGACTTGCAGGCAATAAGGGCACCCCATTGCACCCTGGATATATAGAAGTTTACTTGTTTGGTCTTATAGACGAGGATATCAAGAGCATTGCCCCGGGCAATTTTGAGCGCCATTGGGGAATTTTTAGGTATGACGGTCAGCCGAAATTTGCGATGGATGTCTCTGGTCAGGGTCAAAATAAGTTTCTTGTGCCTGCACAGAATGTGGAATATCTTCCTGCGAAATGGTGTATGTTCAATCCAAATGCCAAGGATCTGAGCAAACTTGCAGATAACATAAATTTTGCATGCACCTTCTCAGATTGCACATCACTCGGATATGGTTCCTCTTGTAATGCCTTGGATGCTAATGGGAATGCCTCGTATGCATTTAACATGTATTTCCAGGGACAAAATCAGAACGAATTGGCCTGTGATTTTGAAGGTTTGGCGACGCCGACTACACAGAATATCTCGCAAGGGAACTGCAATTTTATCATTCAGATAGCCTCATCATCCTCTTCACGGGGGTCCTCAGTGGTGACTTCAGTATTTATTACTATTTTCATCTTTCTGTGGCAATAG
- the LOC132191884 gene encoding GATA transcription factor 2-like has protein sequence MDFCRNVSVSGEYQQEQVLSPPCSKLGGLSTSLDDLFSAQNTEVDVSVEWLSVLVEDCLYSTGNCLPAPSSVQTTSTSPKPSTPLQKPHQSPASLQNFVVPGKARSKRKRAAATPKTKSSLSIWSHHADPHSMTSSDPPLLQQAYWLADSELIVPKKEEISNIVRDDEAEETREEGGEEEEEEEEEEEEEEEEKGLMVNNEQQGAPRRCTHCLSQRTPQWRAGPLGPKTLCNACGVRYKSGRLLPEYRPAKSPTFVSYLHSNSHKKVMEMRMAFLSSIPTGQ, from the exons ATGGATTTCTGCCGAAATGTGTCAGTTTCCGGTGAATACCAGCAAGAACAGGTCCTTTCACCGCCTTGCTCCAAGCTCGGTGGCCTTTCGACCAGTCTTGACGACCTCTTCTCTGCTCAGAACAcg GAAGTGGATGTTAGCGTAGAATGGCTGTCAGTATTAGTTGAAGACTGTCTATACAGCACAGGGAACTGCCTCCCGGCACCCTCTAGTGTTCAAACCACAAGTACAAGCCCAAAACCCTCAACGCCCTTGCAGAAACCCCATCAGAGCCCGGCTTCCCTGCAAAATTTTGTAGTGCCAGGCAAGGccagaagcaaaagaaaaagggcCGCCGCAACCCCTAAAACGAAGAGCTCTTTAAGCATCTGGTCACATCACGCAGACCCACATAGCATGACCAGCTCGGACCCTCCTCTGCTCCAGCAGGCTTACTGGTTGGCTGACAGTGAACTCATTGTGCCCAAAAAGGAGGAAATTAGCAACATTGTAAGAGATGATGAGGCGGAAGAAACAAGGGAAGAAggaggagaggaggaggaggaagaggaagaggaagaggaagaggaagaggaggagaagGGATTAATGGTGAACAATGAGCAGCAGGGAGCGCCAAGGAGGTGCACCCATTGCCTATCACAGAGGACCCCACAATGGAGGGCAGGACCATTGGGCCCAAAGACACTGTGCAATGCATGTGGGGTGAGGTACAAGTCGGGTAGGTTGCTGCCAGAGTATAGGCCAGCGAAGAGTCCTACTTTTGTGAGCTATTTGCACTCCAACTCTCACAAGAAAGTCATGGAGATGAGAATGGCTTTTCTGTCTTCCATCCCCACTGGCCAGTGA